A single region of the Pseudothermotoga sp. genome encodes:
- the murD gene encoding UDP-N-acetylmuramoyl-L-alanine--D-glutamate ligase: MLLLIYALVGYGVSNKALCKILIQLGHKVFVSEARALNEEERKELFALGVEFEENGNSDKILQADWIVVSPSVKPDHPIISHALERVLTDLDVVLNIEKPGFIIGITGTNGKTTTCRMFEHVMSKLGKKVAVAGNVGNPVSNVLGQRFDYLIMELSSFQLFWAKSLPIDVGLILNIEPNHLDWHPNFEHYVESKLKLFKFAKDKYIHRDCETIVKSKGYSVRFFSPIRVTEDGIEFCGEIYPSRNDLLKTYQNQQNLSAVLTVMKFLGFEPYEVLNALEDFRPPHHRMELVASIDGVQFVNDSKSTSAAATIAALENYSDGRVVLILTGRGKNENYDPLIKQIKKKAKHVVVFGEIRSRIVPLLKESNVPFCVVENMEQAVLEAFKSASFGDVVLLSPAAASFDLYSSYAERGEHFVRVVKFFQEGK; the protein is encoded by the coding sequence GTGCTACTGCTGATTTACGCGCTTGTTGGTTACGGTGTGAGCAACAAAGCTCTGTGTAAAATTTTGATTCAACTGGGTCACAAGGTCTTCGTGAGCGAAGCTAGAGCATTGAACGAGGAGGAAAGAAAAGAGCTTTTCGCTTTGGGGGTGGAGTTTGAAGAGAATGGTAACTCTGATAAGATACTGCAAGCTGATTGGATTGTGGTCAGCCCATCTGTGAAACCAGATCATCCGATCATTTCACATGCGTTGGAGAGAGTTCTAACGGATTTGGATGTCGTGCTGAACATTGAGAAACCAGGTTTCATTATAGGGATCACTGGTACGAATGGAAAAACAACCACTTGCCGCATGTTTGAACATGTCATGAGTAAGCTTGGCAAGAAAGTAGCGGTTGCTGGCAACGTTGGAAATCCCGTTTCGAACGTTCTTGGCCAGCGTTTCGATTATCTCATAATGGAACTCAGCAGTTTTCAGTTATTTTGGGCTAAGAGCTTACCGATCGATGTTGGTCTTATATTGAACATAGAACCAAACCATCTGGATTGGCATCCAAATTTTGAGCATTATGTAGAGAGTAAATTGAAACTGTTCAAGTTTGCCAAAGATAAATATATTCATAGAGATTGTGAAACAATCGTCAAGTCGAAAGGTTATTCTGTGAGATTTTTCTCACCAATTAGAGTTACAGAAGATGGGATAGAGTTTTGTGGAGAGATTTACCCATCCCGAAACGATCTGTTAAAAACCTATCAGAATCAACAGAATCTTTCTGCAGTACTTACAGTAATGAAATTTCTCGGCTTTGAACCGTATGAAGTGTTGAATGCGCTTGAGGATTTTCGACCGCCTCATCACAGAATGGAACTCGTTGCAAGCATCGACGGGGTACAGTTCGTCAACGACTCAAAATCAACGAGTGCGGCTGCAACAATCGCTGCTCTTGAAAACTATTCGGATGGAAGAGTTGTTCTCATACTCACTGGAAGGGGTAAGAATGAGAATTACGATCCTTTGATAAAGCAGATCAAGAAGAAAGCCAAACATGTTGTCGTGTTCGGTGAAATACGTTCACGCATAGTTCCGCTACTGAAAGAATCAAATGTGCCTTTCTGCGTTGTAGAAAATATGGAACAAGCTGTGTTGGAAGCCTTTAAGAGCGCTAGTTTTGGTGATGTTGTTTTACTCAGTCCAGCAGCAGCAAGTTTTGATTTATATTCGAGCTACGCTGAACGTGGAGAACACTTCGTCCGGGTGGTAAAATTCTTTCAGGAGGGCAAATAG
- the fliR gene encoding flagellar biosynthetic protein FliR, which produces MYEFVQEKFLAWTLVLTRVAGMFTVAPFFGDWFIPLQIKVLLAIFLSWLVLPNLQESISLNFPILTLVLSMVNNYLYGLIIGLIALLPLIGLSLAGEIFGTQMGFAMSSVLDPQREEVPLHGELLYTVGLFVFVTIKGHLLLYQSIVDSLKHFSLTSSLMGLNFMSALIEKTGESFIVALKFGVPLIGFMLVVSIALGILSRLVPQMNVFMVGLPLKVLVGMLLMVGLIPVWAEMSVQLAEKTINFIEFFLGR; this is translated from the coding sequence TTGTACGAGTTTGTCCAGGAGAAGTTTTTAGCTTGGACGCTCGTCTTAACTCGAGTGGCTGGAATGTTCACAGTGGCGCCATTCTTTGGAGACTGGTTCATCCCATTACAAATAAAGGTGCTACTCGCTATCTTTTTGAGTTGGCTCGTGCTTCCGAATCTTCAAGAAAGTATATCTTTGAATTTTCCAATCCTGACCTTGGTCTTGAGTATGGTAAACAACTATCTTTATGGTTTGATCATAGGTTTGATCGCTCTATTGCCGTTGATAGGCTTAAGCTTGGCGGGAGAGATTTTTGGTACTCAAATGGGTTTCGCTATGTCATCCGTGTTGGACCCACAGCGTGAAGAAGTACCACTCCATGGTGAACTTCTGTACACAGTAGGTTTATTCGTTTTTGTTACTATCAAAGGTCATTTGTTATTGTATCAATCCATCGTCGACTCGCTGAAACACTTTTCTTTAACATCCTCACTGATGGGTTTGAATTTCATGAGTGCATTGATTGAAAAAACTGGTGAAAGTTTTATCGTCGCACTGAAATTTGGTGTGCCTTTGATTGGATTTATGCTCGTTGTTTCTATAGCTCTCGGCATATTGTCCAGATTGGTACCACAGATGAACGTCTTCATGGTGGGCTTGCCTTTGAAAGTTCTTGTTGGTATGCTTTTGATGGTGGGACTGATACCTGTATGGGCAGAAATGAGCGTACAGTTAGCAGAGAAGACCATCAATTTCATAGAGTTTTTTCTGGGTCGATGA
- a CDS encoding CinA family nicotinamide mononucleotide deamidase-related protein, with product MTVGSEIVEGIILNTNAQYICQRLVENGFMVKEITCVDDDEELIKNEVQRLLKNYDLLVMSGGLGPTEDDKTREAVAKALSRKLILDEQIKRNIFERVSRYYSNLPSNLEKQALVIEGAQIVPNPVGTAPGQMIDVEGKKIILLPGPPQELKPMFENVISSLKIEQDFATIKMLFFAVPEAVLDQFMSDIKVKECVKIATQASFGEGVWIRLTAPLNCFQEAKNLSDKLIDKFKRNFIGYGDTSVEKALFEELKIRNLTFSVAESCTGGLISSKIVSIPGASKIFLGGVVAYDNFVKVKVLGVREETLKEFGAVSEQCVVEMAYGIKRLTGSDFAIAVSGIAGPTGATSDKPVGTVYFCVTDGRRETVEKLFYPQERNIFRNRVATHALYLLLSRLRGMI from the coding sequence ATCACTGTTGGAAGCGAAATAGTTGAAGGCATAATCCTGAACACAAATGCCCAGTACATATGCCAACGTCTCGTCGAAAATGGTTTTATGGTGAAGGAAATAACGTGCGTTGATGATGATGAAGAACTGATCAAAAACGAGGTTCAACGCTTACTGAAAAACTATGATTTGTTGGTGATGAGTGGGGGACTGGGACCTACCGAGGATGACAAAACACGTGAGGCTGTCGCCAAGGCTCTTTCTAGAAAGTTGATTCTGGATGAGCAGATCAAGAGAAACATCTTCGAAAGGGTTTCTCGATACTACAGCAATCTTCCCAGTAATCTAGAAAAACAGGCTTTGGTTATCGAGGGAGCACAAATCGTTCCCAATCCTGTTGGTACTGCACCTGGGCAGATGATAGATGTGGAAGGTAAGAAAATAATTCTGTTGCCTGGCCCCCCTCAAGAGTTGAAACCGATGTTCGAAAATGTTATTTCATCACTGAAGATAGAACAAGATTTTGCAACCATCAAGATGCTTTTCTTCGCTGTTCCAGAAGCTGTATTGGATCAATTTATGAGTGATATTAAAGTGAAAGAATGTGTGAAAATAGCCACTCAAGCTTCATTTGGAGAAGGTGTTTGGATCAGACTCACAGCGCCTTTGAATTGTTTCCAAGAAGCCAAAAATCTTTCAGACAAATTGATCGATAAATTCAAGCGTAACTTCATAGGTTATGGTGACACGAGTGTGGAAAAGGCCCTTTTCGAAGAACTGAAAATCAGAAATCTCACTTTCTCAGTGGCAGAATCGTGCACGGGGGGACTCATCAGTTCGAAAATCGTGTCCATTCCCGGTGCATCTAAGATATTTTTGGGCGGTGTGGTGGCGTACGATAATTTTGTGAAAGTCAAAGTGCTCGGTGTTCGTGAAGAAACTTTGAAAGAGTTTGGCGCCGTGAGTGAACAGTGCGTTGTGGAAATGGCGTATGGGATCAAAAGATTAACAGGAAGTGATTTTGCAATCGCCGTTTCTGGCATAGCTGGGCCGACTGGAGCAACCTCGGACAAGCCGGTGGGAACAGTCTACTTCTGTGTGACTGATGGGCGAAGAGAAACTGTAGAGAAGCTATTCTACCCGCAAGAAAGGAACATCTTTCGCAATCGAGTGGCAACACACGCATTGTATTTGTTACTCAGCCGCCTACGTGGTATGATATAG
- the fliQ gene encoding flagellar biosynthesis protein FliQ has product MTIDVFVDVMKEGIETILILITPPLLVSLVAGLIIGIFQAATQIHEQTLTFAPKIILTFLTLMLLGSWMLQKLIDYTQDILEKFMGMI; this is encoded by the coding sequence TTGACGATAGATGTTTTCGTCGATGTTATGAAAGAGGGCATTGAAACCATCTTGATACTGATAACACCACCACTACTAGTTAGTTTAGTGGCAGGTCTCATCATAGGTATATTCCAAGCCGCGACACAGATTCACGAACAAACACTCACCTTCGCTCCAAAGATCATACTCACCTTTCTCACACTGATGCTGCTTGGATCTTGGATGCTTCAAAAGCTGATCGATTACACACAGGATATTTTAGAAAAGTTCATGGGGATGATATGA
- a CDS encoding chemotaxis protein CheA has product MHEQYLSVFIDESREYIQSLNESLLKLEKDPRDEEAINETFRALHTLKGMAATMGFDSMSKLCHRMEQLLDKIRSKKVKLTSEILDRLFAGTDVVEKMVSSIVSGGSDRLDNVDLQNLMNAFEVVQEEKVEEQKSQTAEPAKTETISDSILKVVEEASKEGYNAFKVTVTLAEGTLMKAVRMYMVFKAIEDAGGQILSSVPPVEDIEQEKFDRDVELVIITKQNAESLHNSIVSISEIERVTINALTKSQEKVEEKMEQPMARQVEATEEKETEGKTPQRRRLVQTVRVDIDKLDTLMNLMGELVIARSRISDTLRKYSIKEVDESLSQLNRITLDLQNVVMKIRMVPIAFVFNRFPRMVRDLAKQLSKEINFVIEGEETELDRTFVEDIGEPLLHLLRNAIDHGIETKEERIAKGKPPIGTVVLSARHEGNNVVIEVKDDGRGIDRNAVLKKAIEKGLITEAQAEGLSDEKVYDFLFIPGFSTRSNATEVSGRGVGMDVVRSVVESLNGTVKIDSVKDKGTTVTIRLPLTLAIIQALLVKVNNYVYAIPIANIDSTLNVPASKVQKLQDKSVTVIRGEIIPLIKLWDVFGLNGHRDESSYNTVIVRVGNKKYGLVVDSLIGQEDIVIKSLGKIFNDVRIFSGGAILGDGSIALILDVSNVV; this is encoded by the coding sequence ATGCACGAACAATACCTCAGCGTTTTTATCGATGAAAGTAGAGAATACATTCAAAGCTTGAATGAATCTCTGCTCAAACTTGAAAAAGATCCACGTGACGAAGAGGCCATAAACGAGACCTTCAGAGCTTTGCACACACTGAAAGGTATGGCAGCTACGATGGGATTTGACAGCATGTCCAAGCTTTGCCATAGAATGGAACAACTGTTGGATAAGATCAGATCGAAGAAAGTTAAACTAACGTCAGAAATTCTCGATAGACTCTTCGCTGGCACGGATGTGGTGGAAAAGATGGTAAGCAGCATCGTGTCAGGGGGAAGCGATCGACTCGACAACGTCGATTTGCAAAATCTAATGAACGCGTTCGAAGTGGTTCAAGAGGAGAAAGTCGAGGAACAAAAATCTCAGACCGCTGAACCTGCGAAAACTGAGACCATCAGTGATTCCATATTGAAAGTTGTGGAAGAAGCTTCAAAGGAAGGTTACAACGCTTTCAAAGTTACAGTCACCCTAGCTGAAGGGACACTCATGAAGGCAGTTAGGATGTACATGGTGTTCAAAGCTATTGAAGATGCTGGTGGTCAAATATTGAGCAGTGTCCCGCCTGTGGAAGACATAGAACAGGAGAAATTCGACAGAGATGTCGAGCTTGTGATCATCACTAAACAAAACGCTGAATCCTTGCACAACAGCATTGTTTCCATATCGGAGATAGAAAGAGTCACGATCAATGCTTTAACGAAGTCTCAGGAAAAAGTGGAGGAAAAAATGGAGCAACCTATGGCTCGTCAAGTTGAAGCAACTGAAGAAAAGGAAACCGAGGGGAAAACTCCTCAAAGAAGAAGGCTCGTTCAAACGGTGCGTGTTGACATCGACAAGCTAGATACACTGATGAACCTGATGGGAGAGCTCGTCATAGCAAGAAGTAGGATCTCAGATACTCTCAGAAAATACAGTATAAAGGAAGTCGATGAGAGCCTTTCTCAACTCAACAGAATAACACTCGATCTGCAGAACGTGGTTATGAAGATCAGAATGGTCCCGATCGCGTTCGTCTTCAACAGGTTTCCAAGGATGGTTAGAGATCTGGCCAAACAGCTTTCTAAAGAGATCAACTTCGTCATTGAAGGTGAAGAAACCGAATTGGACAGAACTTTCGTTGAAGATATAGGTGAACCTCTTCTCCACTTGTTGAGGAATGCCATAGACCATGGTATAGAAACGAAAGAAGAACGCATTGCGAAAGGAAAGCCTCCCATAGGAACAGTTGTTTTATCAGCTAGACACGAAGGAAACAACGTTGTTATCGAGGTCAAAGATGACGGTAGAGGAATAGACAGAAACGCCGTGCTGAAAAAAGCCATAGAAAAAGGGCTCATCACGGAAGCGCAAGCTGAGGGTCTATCAGATGAAAAAGTTTACGATTTTTTGTTCATACCAGGATTCTCCACACGTTCCAATGCGACGGAAGTTTCAGGCAGAGGAGTCGGTATGGATGTGGTTCGAAGTGTGGTTGAATCGCTGAATGGAACGGTCAAGATAGATAGCGTCAAGGACAAAGGAACAACCGTCACGATAAGATTGCCTTTAACTTTGGCTATAATTCAAGCGCTGCTTGTGAAAGTGAACAACTATGTTTATGCGATTCCGATTGCCAACATAGATAGTACACTGAATGTACCTGCCAGTAAGGTGCAGAAGCTTCAAGATAAGTCAGTGACAGTCATACGAGGTGAGATAATACCACTGATAAAGTTATGGGATGTTTTTGGACTCAATGGTCATAGAGATGAGAGCTCCTACAACACTGTGATAGTGCGTGTTGGCAACAAAAAATACGGTTTAGTGGTCGATTCGCTCATAGGACAGGAAGACATAGTGATAAAGTCTCTTGGAAAGATTTTCAACGACGTGCGTATTTTCAGCGGCGGAGCAATTTTGGGTGATGGAAGCATAGCACTCATTCTCGATGTATCCAACGTTGTCTGA
- the flhB gene encoding flagellar biosynthesis protein FlhB, whose translation MRLDLQLFADPDRTEKPTPRRRRKAREEGQVAVSRELNMAFTFLAATLVLRFLLPRLSKALANASINFFSLEPMDEETLSSFIFQIFREPLLFLILLLFMIVLTAIFVGALQTKFLFSFKPLKFDFSRINPAEGIKRMFSLRNIFELIKSFIKLAIVGYVSYSLIKQRYNDLPRLSELEPSASIWYVADLAVTLMFRCSIAMIALALVDYLFQRWEYEKSLRMTRQELKEEFKEIEGNPEVKRKQREIMIRLARGRMLQKIPEADVVITNPTHVAVALQYDPEQMEAPLVIAKGLDDLAKKIIEIATTHNVPIVRNPQIAWELYKSCEVGDQIPPSLYRAVAEILAHVYSLR comes from the coding sequence ATGAGACTGGATCTACAGTTGTTTGCCGATCCTGACAGAACAGAGAAACCAACGCCGAGGCGCAGAAGAAAAGCGAGAGAAGAAGGACAAGTTGCGGTATCTCGTGAACTGAACATGGCCTTCACGTTTTTAGCTGCGACTCTCGTTTTGAGGTTTCTTTTGCCACGACTCAGCAAAGCTTTGGCTAACGCTTCCATAAACTTTTTTTCCCTAGAACCAATGGACGAAGAAACACTCTCAAGCTTCATATTTCAGATATTCAGAGAACCTCTCCTCTTTCTAATTTTGCTTCTATTTATGATAGTTCTCACGGCAATCTTCGTTGGGGCTCTACAAACGAAATTTCTGTTTTCTTTTAAACCTTTGAAGTTCGACTTCAGCAGGATCAACCCTGCCGAGGGAATCAAAAGGATGTTTTCCCTGAGAAACATTTTTGAGTTGATCAAGTCGTTCATCAAACTCGCGATCGTTGGTTATGTGTCTTACAGCTTGATCAAACAGCGCTACAATGATTTGCCACGCCTTTCAGAGCTTGAACCAAGCGCATCGATCTGGTACGTTGCAGATCTGGCGGTCACACTGATGTTTCGATGTTCCATTGCGATGATTGCTCTGGCATTGGTGGACTATCTGTTCCAACGATGGGAATATGAAAAAAGTTTGCGAATGACCAGGCAGGAGTTGAAAGAAGAGTTCAAAGAGATAGAAGGTAACCCGGAGGTCAAGAGAAAACAGCGCGAGATCATGATCAGGCTTGCCCGTGGAAGAATGCTCCAAAAAATTCCCGAAGCCGATGTGGTGATCACGAACCCCACACATGTGGCTGTCGCTTTACAATACGATCCAGAGCAAATGGAAGCACCGTTGGTCATAGCAAAAGGTTTGGATGATCTCGCTAAGAAGATAATAGAAATAGCAACCACCCACAACGTCCCCATCGTCCGTAATCCACAGATCGCCTGGGAACTTTACAAAAGTTGTGAAGTTGGAGACCAGATCCCACCGAGTCTCTACAGAGCTGTTGCTGAGATACTCGCACACGTCTATTCGTTAAGGTGA
- the fliP gene encoding flagellar type III secretion system pore protein FliP (The bacterial flagellar biogenesis protein FliP forms a type III secretion system (T3SS)-type pore required for flagellar assembly.), with product MKKYLILVILLAVTFSFAQEEIPFPSISIRVSPPQNQRDLVVTLEILLILTVLTLAPSILVLFTSFTRIIVVFSFLRNALGTRQTPPNQVLVGLALFLTFFIMQPVWNDIYNNALTPYLNGKIGYQEMFNRTMGRVRQFMLAELKNHHNEDNVFLLASSVGNKIERIEDAPNSLIIPAFVLGELEIGFKMGVLLYIPFIVIDMVVSSVLLSMGMIMIPPVLVSLPFKVLLFIAVNGWDLLVSGLIKSFAR from the coding sequence ATGAAAAAGTACCTGATTCTGGTTATCCTTTTAGCAGTAACGTTCTCTTTCGCTCAAGAGGAAATCCCATTCCCTTCTATAAGTATAAGGGTTTCCCCACCACAAAACCAGCGCGATTTGGTTGTCACACTAGAGATCCTACTCATTCTCACGGTACTCACTCTCGCACCGAGTATCCTCGTCTTGTTCACTTCTTTCACACGCATCATTGTCGTTTTCTCCTTTTTACGGAATGCACTTGGAACCAGGCAGACGCCTCCAAACCAGGTACTCGTTGGTTTAGCTCTGTTTCTTACCTTTTTCATAATGCAGCCTGTGTGGAATGACATTTATAACAACGCGCTCACACCTTATTTGAACGGCAAAATAGGCTATCAAGAGATGTTCAACCGAACCATGGGACGAGTCAGACAGTTCATGTTGGCCGAGTTGAAGAACCATCACAATGAAGACAACGTTTTTTTGCTCGCTTCCAGCGTGGGAAACAAAATTGAACGCATAGAAGATGCTCCAAATAGTCTGATCATACCTGCATTTGTGCTGGGAGAACTTGAAATCGGATTCAAGATGGGTGTATTGTTGTACATACCGTTCATCGTTATCGACATGGTGGTCTCGAGCGTTCTTCTATCCATGGGTATGATCATGATACCACCTGTCCTTGTGTCATTGCCGTTCAAAGTGCTTTTGTTCATCGCCGTGAACGGTTGGGACCTTTTAGTCAGCGGGTTGATCAAAAGTTTTGCGAGGTGA
- a CDS encoding bifunctional 2-keto-4-hydroxyglutarate aldolase/2-keto-3-deoxy-6-phosphogluconate aldolase codes for MNSIVDKIIESGIVAVIRVDSPSKAIEVCRACREGGIVAIEVTFSVPRATEVINQLSKELGDEILLGAGTVLDPYTAKIAIEAGAKYIVAPNLSEETALLCNKHRVPYIPGAFTPTEIVKALELGCELIKLFPASAVGPGYIKAIHGPLPHAKLLPTGGVELENVKEWIKAGAAAVGVGGGLTKGSKDEIKERARKFVELIKEARREINVK; via the coding sequence GTGAACAGCATCGTCGATAAGATCATCGAGAGTGGGATCGTTGCAGTTATCAGGGTGGACAGTCCGTCCAAAGCGATCGAAGTTTGTAGAGCTTGTAGAGAAGGTGGCATAGTGGCTATAGAGGTCACCTTCAGTGTGCCGAGAGCAACTGAAGTCATCAACCAACTTTCAAAAGAACTTGGAGACGAGATCCTGCTTGGTGCGGGTACAGTGCTCGATCCGTACACGGCAAAGATCGCTATTGAAGCTGGGGCAAAGTACATAGTGGCTCCAAACCTATCTGAAGAAACTGCTTTGTTGTGTAATAAGCACCGAGTACCTTACATTCCTGGTGCGTTCACTCCAACTGAAATCGTCAAAGCGCTTGAACTAGGATGTGAACTGATCAAACTGTTTCCCGCCTCGGCCGTTGGACCTGGTTATATCAAAGCTATACATGGGCCACTTCCCCACGCAAAGTTACTGCCAACAGGCGGTGTAGAGCTTGAGAACGTGAAAGAATGGATCAAGGCTGGTGCAGCAGCGGTTGGAGTGGGAGGCGGACTCACAAAGGGAAGCAAAGATGAGATTAAGGAAAGAGCAAGAAAGTTCGTTGAACTCATCAAGGAGGCTCGAAGAGAGATAAACGTAAAGTAA
- a CDS encoding response regulator, protein MAKRVLIVDDAAFMRMLLKDIITKAGYEVAGEAANGAEAVEKYRELKPDVVTMDITMPEMDGITAIKKIREIDPNAKIIVCSAMGQQAMVIEAIQAGAKDFIVKPFQHSRVIEALQKLS, encoded by the coding sequence ATGGCAAAGCGAGTACTTATAGTGGATGATGCCGCTTTCATGCGGATGCTGTTGAAAGACATCATAACCAAAGCAGGTTATGAAGTAGCAGGAGAAGCAGCTAATGGTGCTGAAGCTGTGGAGAAGTATAGGGAACTCAAACCAGATGTGGTGACCATGGATATAACGATGCCAGAGATGGACGGCATTACGGCGATCAAAAAGATAAGGGAGATCGATCCCAACGCCAAGATAATCGTTTGCAGCGCTATGGGTCAACAAGCAATGGTGATCGAAGCTATTCAAGCAGGAGCAAAAGACTTCATAGTGAAACCTTTCCAACACAGCAGAGTGATTGAAGCTTTACAAAAATTGAGCTAG
- a CDS encoding flagellar biosynthetic protein FliO, producing the protein MRNISKLLVQFLLALGLLIGFLYIVYVFVRKRIPFVASKDVQVLQRHYIDKNTSIVLVKVLEEYYYLLISHSSSTVLKKLSEEEIARIEVKESFSKILFKRLSRTHGEEEKR; encoded by the coding sequence GTGAGAAACATAAGTAAACTTCTAGTTCAGTTTCTCCTTGCTTTAGGTCTTCTGATCGGCTTTCTCTATATCGTATATGTCTTTGTGAGAAAACGCATCCCATTTGTGGCGTCAAAGGATGTTCAAGTGCTACAGAGACATTACATAGACAAAAATACCTCAATAGTGTTGGTCAAGGTCTTAGAGGAATATTATTATCTGTTGATTTCCCATTCTAGCTCAACTGTATTGAAGAAGCTCTCCGAAGAAGAAATCGCACGGATCGAAGTCAAAGAATCTTTCTCCAAGATCCTTTTTAAAAGGCTTTCCAGAACACACGGTGAGGAAGAAAAACGATGA
- a CDS encoding FtsW/RodA/SpoVE family cell cycle protein, whose translation MPNHALALLIVTAILIAVGLIVISGLEVSAQMNLYGGVARDIFRSHIMKLAVGVVLMIVMCFVDYRYHERYVSFYYMLAIVLLILPYAFPPIAGSRRWILLPGFSFQPSEFAKLATIVCMASYIKKNKDRMKSFVHGFLKPMLLICPIVLLIILEPDLSSALIVFFIALLVLYSHGSRMIYVISTFGLIAFFFYVAQRFGVFLRGYQISRLKAFFSGDLPEQVMQAVRAFKEGGLIGKGVGLGEVKLSVPAVVTDFIFAAIGEELGLVGIVSVVSLFFLLVWTMLKLVENSNDTFVTGFVSGLALLIMIQVLVNLGVVSGLLPVTGVTLPFMSHGGSSIAIMMASIGVVVNMATSGSEAK comes from the coding sequence GTGCCCAATCACGCTTTGGCACTTTTGATTGTGACGGCTATTCTCATTGCCGTGGGATTAATAGTCATCTCTGGTCTTGAAGTCTCTGCACAAATGAACTTGTACGGTGGTGTGGCACGCGATATTTTCAGATCGCATATCATGAAGCTCGCCGTAGGTGTTGTTCTGATGATCGTGATGTGTTTTGTTGACTACAGGTATCATGAAAGGTACGTTTCGTTCTATTACATGTTAGCTATCGTTCTCTTGATTTTACCGTATGCTTTTCCGCCGATTGCAGGTTCTCGCAGGTGGATACTTCTACCAGGATTCAGTTTTCAACCTTCTGAGTTCGCTAAACTTGCAACGATTGTTTGCATGGCAAGTTATATCAAGAAAAACAAAGACAGAATGAAGAGTTTCGTGCACGGTTTTCTAAAACCCATGTTATTGATCTGCCCCATTGTTTTACTGATCATCTTGGAACCTGACTTGAGTAGTGCTCTCATAGTTTTTTTTATCGCACTTCTGGTGCTTTACTCGCATGGAAGTAGGATGATATACGTTATTTCAACATTTGGTCTAATTGCTTTCTTCTTTTATGTGGCTCAAAGATTTGGGGTCTTCCTAAGAGGTTATCAAATTTCGAGGTTGAAAGCGTTCTTCAGTGGTGATCTGCCAGAACAAGTCATGCAAGCTGTGAGAGCTTTTAAGGAAGGTGGATTGATCGGAAAAGGTGTGGGATTGGGTGAAGTGAAGTTATCGGTGCCCGCCGTGGTCACAGATTTCATATTCGCAGCTATCGGTGAAGAACTTGGATTGGTCGGTATAGTCAGTGTAGTTTCATTGTTTTTCTTGCTCGTATGGACAATGTTGAAGTTAGTAGAAAATTCGAATGACACATTCGTTACTGGTTTCGTATCTGGACTCGCTCTACTAATCATGATACAAGTTTTAGTGAATCTCGGAGTTGTTTCGGGTTTGTTGCCTGTCACTGGCGTAACGCTACCATTCATGAGTCATGGAGGAAGCTCAATTGCGATAATGATGGCCA
- a CDS encoding chemotaxis protein CheW, translated as MVGVSEFEVFVFGLGDQEMAFDVEYVSMVIEKTDITPVPRSKRNVLGVMNLRGRIVPVIDLSSMLGLSSTNITEGKIVVVNLEDLEVGFLVERVKGVVRVKNEDVEKMQKFDSFGERSKGIIKRGEELIVHLNLQKILEDLTASS; from the coding sequence ATGGTCGGAGTTTCAGAATTCGAGGTGTTCGTTTTCGGATTGGGCGATCAAGAAATGGCGTTCGATGTTGAGTATGTGAGCATGGTCATAGAAAAAACGGACATCACACCCGTTCCCCGTTCGAAGAGAAACGTTTTGGGTGTCATGAACTTGAGGGGACGTATAGTTCCCGTGATCGATCTCAGTTCCATGCTTGGATTATCTTCGACCAACATCACCGAAGGTAAAATCGTGGTTGTGAACCTCGAGGATCTGGAGGTAGGATTTTTAGTGGAAAGGGTCAAAGGAGTGGTAAGGGTCAAGAATGAAGATGTTGAAAAGATGCAGAAATTCGACAGCTTTGGTGAGAGATCAAAAGGGATCATAAAGCGAGGGGAAGAATTGATAGTGCATTTGAATTTGCAAAAAATATTGGAAGATTTAACAGCTTCTTCGTAA